A genomic stretch from Asterias rubens chromosome 19, eAstRub1.3, whole genome shotgun sequence includes:
- the LOC117303499 gene encoding sec1 family domain-containing protein 2-like, whose translation MSGSRSITACSRSGWESICQHVGKAVVFIDNSMVECLHWCGGAGMLLKGGAVNIKEFSSFESGTQEERKAVFIVSGVLKDTVEEIIKDVVRSSQFQYCIVITAVPQSLHVHLMTEGPGEGSTDGALFAQFENKLRKWMGGPIAEAEVHHIPVFAAPVCPNLFVTPTYSSLFPLLTSDLVKVQEGREHRGEKKSADKFDDIELHMLPWELQTQIKMFVSSLSGFCEQLQVSEDVYAVGHTSRIVASELAGLPSAKARRKAAQHRASVLLVDRTLDLVGASSHLNRETLADKLFSFLNRLPGHSADVAVDMADVYSLGGNRQSSLEVIYPGCLAHPTDSTSSSVLYTLITTKHKESLMDVNRQLVDCISKEKLPLKMGVKIGRVGPEILQTHLQLFKDKPDALRRNTGLLQIASACVEALKHPDQGEWDRALSAEKLFIQAMGEENGTPTLDQILTILEKGQTEQLPHSLDIILLLLIFAYSLAGDDSVNFDLDERSLKNLLVQAILSEQEPSDVLTSFTGEKRMDDSVRDAVNRLFVKLRSVGRARDHLQQFRSIFDHGSMVAPASYNPFFKQLLDNIFSSTKPDLPDVEYKSTGLRDLIKTGFRFFVNVSKPRPSDHPLLIFFVLGGVTCSEFKMIKETVAAHSPNTQVVVGSTCVLKPTDVLNLLLCQNNLQPGTT comes from the exons atgtcaggGTCAAGGAGCATCACTGCCTGTTCCAGATCAGGCTGGGAGTCGATCTGTCAACATGTAGGGAAGGCAGTCGTCTTTATTGACAACTCCATGGTGGAATGTCTACACTGGTGTGGAGGAGCAGGAATGCTTCTCAAAGGTGGGGCTGTTAACATCAAGGAATTCTCATCATTTGAG AGTGGTACACAAGAAGAGAGGAAGGCTGTGTTCATTGTTAGTGGAGTTCTCAAAGATACTGTGGAAGAAATAATCAAG GACGTTGTTCGCTCCAGTCAGTTTCAGTACTGTATCGTCATCACTGCTGTTCCTCAGTCATTACATGTGCATCTTATGACGGAGGGGCCAGGTGAAGGCAGCACGGATGGCGCCCTCTTTGCCCAGTTTGAGAACAAGCTCAGAAAGTGGATGGGTGGTCCG ATCGCGGAGGCTGAGGTTCATCACATTCCAGTGTTTGCCGCCCCCGTGTGCCCAAATTTATTTGTCACACCGACCTACAGCTCACTCTTCCCATTATTGACCTCTGACCTGGTCAAAGTTCAAGAAGGCAGAGAACACAGG GGAGAGAAGAAATCGGCTGATAAATTTGATGATATTGAGCTTCACATGTTACCATGGGAACTTCAAACTCAAATCaag ATGTTTGTGTCGAGCCTGAGTGGTTTTTGTGAGCAGCTACAAGTCAGTGAGGATGTGTATGCAGTCGGTCACACTAGCCGGATAGTAGCCTCTGAACTTGCTGGCCTACCCTCGGCCAAGGCCAGAAGAAAG GCTGCACAGCATAGAGCATCTGTCTTACTGGTCGATCGGACGTTAGATCTTGTAGGAGCCTCAAGCCACCTCAACAGAGAAACTCTGGCAGATAAGCTCTTTTCATTTCTCAATCGTTTGCCGGGTCACAGTGCCGACGTTGCAGTTGACATGGCAGATGTATACTCCCTAGGAGG GAATCGTCAGAGCTCGTTGGAAGTGATTTATCCGGGTTGTCTGGCTCACCCCACGGATTCCACATCATCTTCTGTCTTATATACCCTCATCacaacaaaacacaag GAAAGTTTAATGGACGTGAATAGACAACTGGTTGATTGCATCTCTAAGGAGAAACTACCCCTTAAAATGGGCGTGAAAATAGGAAGAGTGGGACCTGAAATTCTGCAGACTCACCTACAACTGTTCAA GGACAAACCAGACGCTTTGCGCAGGAACACGGGGCTGTTGCAGATAGCGTCGGCCTGCGTAGAGGCTCTGAAGCACCCAGACCAGGGTGAGTGGGATCGTGCCCTCAGTGCTGAGAAGCTTTTCATACAGGCCATGGGAGAGGAAAATGGCACACCAACCCTCGACCAAATCTTAACCATCTTAGAGAAAGGGCAGACAGAGCAATT GCCACATAGCCTGGATATCATACTCCTGTTACTCATCTTTGCGTACTCCCTGGCTGGAGATGACAGCGTAAACTTTGACCTCGATGAAAGGAGCTTGAAGAATCTGTTAGTACAGGCTATCTTATCTGAGCAGGAGCCGTCTGATGTCCTGACTTCTTTCA CCGGAGAGAAACGAATGGACGACTCTGTTAGGGACGCAGTTAATCGACTCTTCGTCAAATTGAGATCCGTTGGGAGAGCCAGGGATCATCTGCAACAATTCAG GTCCATCTTTGATCATGGCAGTATGGTTGCCCCAGCCTCGTACAACCCCTTCTTCAAACAACTCCTTGACAATATTTTCAGTTCAACCAAACCAGACTTACCTGATGTTGAGTATAAGTCAACGGGTCTCCGAGATCTAATCAAGACTGGGTTCAG GTTCTTTGTGAATGTGAGTAAACCACGCCCAAGTGACCATCCCCTGTTAATCTTCTTCGTCTTGGGCGGGGTCACCTGCTCTGAGTTCAAGATGATCAAAGAAACAGTGGCTGCTCATTCTCCAAATACACAG GTTGTCGTGGGAAGCACATGTGTTCTGAAACCAACAGACGTCTTGAACTTGCTACTGTGTCAAAACAATTTACAGCCAGGGACGACGTGA
- the LOC117303332 gene encoding uncharacterized protein LOC117303332 produces MASAWLCFALCITAVIVTVAAATGEETIWLTSDLEDSTTLAYDTQSYSDPAPNSNFLNELNEKLLKQGDSVLKSMQAYLMKFQQLVSAGSNPQEPVPTTGEAGIRRTLTGGGATTTPDGDPSEKRSSTPPISKDDILREIIRRIREEAAGYPLELPLGMRFIEQPLGTTLQTYHSDSPEKRDADRDAVRDEILRRLLELQRSRLPGMRAGK; encoded by the exons ATGGCATCCGCCTGGTTGTGTTTTGCTCTTTGTATCACTGCAGTTATCGTGACGGTGGCGGCTGCGACAGGAGAAGAGACTATCTGGCTAACCTCTGACCTCGAAGATTCCACTACATTAGCCTACGATACACAAAGCTACTCAGATCCAGCCCCAAACTCTAATTTCCTGAACGAGCTGAACGAGAAGTTGTTAAAACAGGGGGACTCGGTTCTCAAATCCATGCAGGCat ATTTGATGAAGTTTCAGCAACTGGTTTCAGCCGGTTCCAACCCGCAAGAACCGGTTCCCACCACCGGCGAAGCTGGCATCAGGCGCACGCTAACTGGTGGTGGTGCTACTACAACACCAGATGGTGACCCATCAGAGAAGCGCAGCAGCACCCCACCCATCAGCAAGGACGACATTCTCCGAGAGATCATCCGGAGGATACGGGAGGAGGCTGCAGGGTATCCCCTCGAGCTGCCACTCGGTATGAGGTTCATCGAGCAACCACTAGGCACGACTCTCCAGACGTACCACAGTGATAGCCCGGAGAAGCGAGACGCTGATCGGGATGCGGTACGAGATGAAATCTTGAGAAGGCTCTTGGAGCTTCAAAGAAGTAGGCTTCCCGGTATGCGTGCCGGAAAATAA